In Synechococcus sp. PCC 6312, one genomic interval encodes:
- a CDS encoding YraN family protein yields the protein MSQKIGQIGEQVLSQWLIAQAWQILAQNWHCSWGELDLIAQTPAGVVAFIEVKTRQSQSLDQGGLMAITPAKQRKIIHTAQLFLEQYPDYAALPCRFDVALVQYQSITNAQNFYLPLPTPGLEFLGQRGPYRFFLLDYLTDAFTP from the coding sequence ATGAGTCAGAAAATTGGCCAGATTGGTGAACAGGTCTTATCCCAGTGGCTAATAGCCCAGGCCTGGCAAATCCTGGCTCAAAATTGGCATTGTTCCTGGGGGGAATTGGATCTCATTGCTCAAACACCAGCGGGAGTAGTCGCATTTATTGAAGTCAAAACACGCCAGAGCCAAAGCCTTGATCAGGGTGGACTCATGGCCATTACGCCCGCTAAGCAACGTAAAATTATTCATACAGCCCAACTATTTTTAGAACAGTATCCTGACTACGCTGCATTACCCTGTCGTTTTGATGTGGCATTAGTTCAATATCAATCCATAACAAACGCTCAAAATTTTTATCTGCCATTACCCACACCCGGCCTGGAATTCCTCGGACAACGAGGGCCCTATCGCTTTTTTCTCTTAGATTACTTAACGGATGCCTTCACCCCTTAG
- a CDS encoding LL-diaminopimelate aminotransferase, with amino-acid sequence MVAINENYLKLKAGYLFPEIARRVNAFSQLNPDAPIIRLGIGDVTEPLPEACRTAIIKATEEMGQRESFRGYGPEQGYAWLREKIATHDFQARGCDIEASEIFISDGSKCDNGNILDIFGNTNRIAVTDPVYPVYVDTNVMAGHTGAANEKGEYEGLVYLPITAENDFTATIPSQKVDLIYLCFPNNPTGAVASKAHLQAWVNYANKHGSIIFFDAAYESFITDPTIPHSIYEIPGARTCAIEFRSFSKNAGFTGTRCALSVVPKTLEVTTSTGETVQLWSLWSRRQSTKFNGVSYIIQRGAEAVYSPEGQSQTRGLVNFYMENACLIREKLGLAGFAVYGGENAPYVWLKTPNDLSSWEFFDQLLTTCHVVGTPGSGFGAAGEGYFRISAFNSRENVETALARIVKAFG; translated from the coding sequence ATGGTTGCCATTAACGAAAACTACCTCAAACTGAAAGCGGGTTACTTATTCCCGGAAATTGCCCGCCGGGTGAATGCCTTTAGCCAGCTAAACCCCGATGCCCCAATCATCCGCTTAGGCATTGGTGATGTCACCGAACCCCTCCCCGAAGCCTGTCGCACCGCCATTATTAAAGCCACTGAAGAAATGGGGCAACGGGAGAGTTTTCGCGGCTATGGCCCAGAACAGGGTTATGCGTGGCTAAGAGAAAAAATTGCTACCCATGATTTCCAGGCCCGCGGTTGTGATATTGAGGCTAGTGAGATTTTTATTTCCGATGGCTCCAAATGCGATAACGGGAATATTCTCGATATTTTTGGGAATACCAACAGGATTGCGGTCACGGATCCGGTCTATCCCGTCTATGTGGATACCAATGTCATGGCCGGGCATACGGGAGCCGCCAATGAAAAAGGGGAATATGAAGGTCTGGTCTATTTACCGATTACAGCCGAGAACGACTTTACGGCTACGATTCCGAGTCAAAAAGTGGATTTAATCTATCTCTGTTTTCCCAATAACCCCACCGGAGCCGTTGCCAGCAAAGCTCATCTCCAGGCCTGGGTAAACTATGCCAACAAACATGGATCGATCATCTTTTTTGATGCCGCTTATGAATCCTTTATTACGGATCCGACCATTCCCCATTCGATCTATGAAATTCCGGGGGCCCGCACCTGTGCCATTGAGTTTCGCTCGTTTTCTAAAAATGCAGGCTTTACCGGCACCCGTTGCGCTCTCAGCGTTGTCCCCAAAACTTTAGAAGTGACGACATCCACTGGGGAAACGGTTCAACTCTGGAGTCTCTGGTCACGGCGGCAATCGACAAAATTTAATGGGGTGTCCTACATCATTCAGCGGGGGGCTGAGGCGGTTTACTCCCCAGAAGGACAATCCCAAACGCGGGGCCTGGTGAATTTCTACATGGAAAATGCCTGTCTGATTCGAGAAAAACTTGGCCTGGCAGGATTTGCGGTCTATGGCGGTGAAAACGCCCCCTACGTCTGGCTGAAAACCCCAAATGATCTATCGAGTTGGGAGTTTTTTGATCAATTGTTAACGACCTGCCATGTGGTGGGAACACCGGGTTCTGGTTTTGGGGCTGCGGGTGAAGGCTATTTCCGAATTTCGGCCTTTAATAGTCGGGAAAATGTTGAAACTGCCCTAGCACGGATTGTGAAGGCCTTTGGTTAG
- a CDS encoding folate-binding protein YgfZ, translating into MKTDSLASACYDCSHWGRILLRGADRLRFLHNQSSNHLNLLKPGQGCDTVILTSTARTLDLVTAWVRSDDILLLVSPQRREPLQKWLDKYIFFGDQVELQDITPTTSCWRFLGTDCEQIFRNLGLDLSDLQQLGDHRQYHIADCPVEISFGSGLALPGLTLTVPIEYRLPVMAQIKLAQPELMELSETDWEHLRILQGRPAVDAELTEDYNPLEARLDYTISLDKGCYIGQETIARLNTYQGVKQQLWGLALTDDVEPGTPLRLEGTKVGVLTSCTSLDHPLDHQSKAFGLGYIKTKAGGVGLQVEAGTTMGQVVDVPFLGAARA; encoded by the coding sequence ATGAAGACCGATTCTCTAGCATCAGCTTGCTATGACTGTTCTCATTGGGGGCGAATTTTGCTGCGTGGTGCAGATCGGTTGCGTTTTCTCCATAATCAAAGTTCCAATCACCTGAATCTGCTCAAACCCGGCCAGGGATGTGATACCGTCATTTTGACCTCAACAGCTCGAACCTTAGATTTGGTCACGGCCTGGGTACGGTCTGATGATATTTTGCTCTTAGTCTCACCCCAACGGCGGGAACCTTTGCAAAAATGGCTAGACAAGTATATTTTCTTTGGAGATCAGGTTGAACTTCAAGACATCACCCCGACAACCTCCTGCTGGCGATTCCTGGGCACGGACTGTGAGCAGATTTTTAGGAACCTAGGCCTGGATTTATCTGACCTACAACAACTAGGGGATCATCGTCAATATCATATTGCTGACTGTCCAGTTGAGATTAGTTTTGGCTCTGGTTTAGCTCTTCCAGGCCTGACCCTAACAGTACCCATTGAATATCGTCTCCCTGTCATGGCCCAAATCAAGCTGGCCCAACCTGAATTAATGGAACTCTCCGAAACAGATTGGGAACATCTGCGAATTTTACAGGGACGGCCAGCGGTGGATGCAGAATTGACGGAGGACTACAATCCCTTGGAGGCTCGTTTAGACTACACCATTTCCTTGGATAAGGGTTGCTACATTGGCCAGGAAACCATTGCCCGCCTGAATACCTATCAAGGGGTAAAGCAACAGTTGTGGGGCCTGGCCTTGACGGATGATGTTGAACCGGGCACTCCATTGCGGCTGGAAGGAACCAAAGTGGGAGTTTTAACCAGTTGTACCTCCTTGGATCATCCTCTTGATCATCAGTCAAAAGCCTTTGGCCTGGGCTACATCAAAACCAAAGCTGGGGGAGTCGGGTTACAGGTTGAGGCCGGAACTACCATGGGGCAAGTGGTGGATGTCCCGTTTTTAGGGGCAGCGCGTGCTTAG
- a CDS encoding pentapeptide repeat-containing protein gives MLRTTLLGLGFWLMGGLTPAWGENPAHVRQLLETRQCPRCDLSGADLRHSNLDRADLSQANLNGANLMGVNLFRANLSQANLENAYLAGVNFFAANLENANLQRANLYLATLVNANLTAARLQNARMVLVNGVNANFTRAKLNQANLSGANLIDVNFTQADLSGADISRANLDGAQLQGAKFPRPPDAK, from the coding sequence GTGCTTAGAACCACCCTTTTGGGACTCGGATTCTGGCTGATGGGGGGACTCACTCCGGCCTGGGGTGAAAATCCGGCCCATGTTCGCCAACTCTTGGAAACTCGTCAATGTCCCCGTTGTGATCTCAGTGGGGCTGACCTGCGCCATAGCAATCTGGATCGGGCTGATCTTTCCCAGGCCAATCTAAATGGGGCTAATTTGATGGGGGTTAATTTATTTCGGGCTAACCTGAGCCAGGCTAATCTCGAAAATGCCTATTTGGCAGGGGTTAACTTTTTTGCTGCCAATCTCGAAAACGCTAATCTTCAGCGAGCGAACCTCTATTTAGCCACCCTCGTTAATGCCAACTTAACCGCAGCCCGACTGCAAAATGCCCGCATGGTTTTAGTCAACGGTGTCAATGCCAACTTTACTAGGGCCAAATTAAACCAAGCTAACCTCTCTGGCGCAAACTTAATTGATGTCAACTTTACCCAGGCCGATTTAAGTGGAGCCGACATCTCGCGAGCAAATTTAGATGGGGCACAATTACAGGGAGCTAAGTTTCCACGACCGCCAGACGCTAAATAA
- the msrA gene encoding peptide-methionine (S)-S-oxide reductase MsrA translates to MLTLKLRSLPTPIYRALIATLSVTAVVLVGFVIVRLSPPKLADIRSTVPDPVIDASMLSPAAMPSQQTAVFAGGCFWGMEALFEHVKGVSNVVSGYAGGSAETATYKQVSHGGTGHAESIQITYDPSQVSYGELLKIFFTVAHDPTQLNQQGFDVGTQYRSAVFFTNAEQQKIAQAYIDQLNQAKVFYQPVVTDVQPLNDFYPAEDYHQDFVAHHPTNFYVVAVEIPKIDRFQKRFPSLYTPQVSQHGSSSGV, encoded by the coding sequence ATGCTCACTCTTAAGCTTCGCTCCCTCCCCACCCCCATCTATCGCGCATTGATTGCAACCTTGAGCGTTACGGCTGTGGTCTTAGTCGGATTTGTCATTGTCCGCCTTTCCCCTCCTAAACTAGCTGACATCCGCTCCACAGTCCCCGATCCCGTCATTGATGCCTCTATGCTTTCCCCCGCAGCGATGCCCAGTCAGCAGACAGCTGTGTTTGCCGGTGGTTGTTTTTGGGGGATGGAAGCTTTATTTGAGCACGTTAAAGGGGTTTCCAATGTTGTTTCGGGTTACGCCGGTGGGAGCGCAGAAACCGCCACTTATAAACAGGTCAGTCATGGGGGAACAGGACACGCTGAATCAATCCAAATCACCTACGATCCATCCCAGGTGTCCTACGGGGAATTACTGAAGATATTTTTCACGGTTGCCCACGATCCAACTCAATTAAATCAGCAGGGTTTTGATGTTGGCACACAGTACCGCTCGGCAGTTTTCTTTACCAATGCGGAACAGCAAAAAATCGCCCAGGCCTACATTGATCAACTTAATCAAGCCAAGGTGTTCTATCAACCTGTTGTCACAGATGTCCAGCCCTTGAATGATTTCTATCCAGCCGAAGATTATCATCAAGACTTTGTCGCCCATCACCCCACCAACTTCTATGTTGTTGCGGTGGAAATCCCGAAAATTGATCGCTTCCAAAAACGTTTTCCCAGCCTATATACTCCACAGGTCAGCCAACATGGCTCCTCTAGTGGGGTTTAG
- a CDS encoding circadian clock KaiB family protein, giving the protein MSKQGRWHHHLCSVLQGLLDLPEPPLFLCPAYTATVDFWVDLPTQQLSVVAEAHPLVWSQRFLLDVLFEHPAMIQLPWQRLASSSLSHDLRSIESYRPRFPQLWQHHNLVHGLESPSITVSSPPILFENPVSYTLRLYVSGHSIATAQTLKTLHGLLPQCLAAPYTLKIVDVTRQPELAESDQVTATPTLVRVSPPPLRRLVGKLDDLATLQWLLEDPPLLY; this is encoded by the coding sequence GTGAGCAAGCAGGGGCGCTGGCATCATCATCTCTGCTCAGTTCTCCAAGGGCTACTAGACTTACCTGAGCCACCCCTTTTCTTGTGTCCAGCTTATACAGCGACTGTTGATTTCTGGGTGGATTTACCCACTCAACAATTATCCGTCGTCGCTGAGGCTCATCCCCTTGTTTGGTCGCAGCGATTCCTCTTGGATGTGTTGTTTGAGCATCCAGCGATGATCCAACTGCCGTGGCAGCGGTTAGCCAGCTCTAGCCTCAGTCATGATCTGCGTTCGATTGAGAGCTATCGTCCCCGCTTTCCACAACTTTGGCAGCATCATAATTTAGTCCATGGCCTGGAGTCCCCTAGCATTACGGTCAGTTCGCCGCCAATCTTGTTTGAGAATCCAGTCAGTTATACCTTACGCCTCTATGTATCTGGGCACTCTATAGCCACGGCCCAAACTCTGAAAACACTGCACGGACTATTACCTCAGTGTCTAGCGGCTCCCTATACCTTAAAAATTGTGGATGTGACCCGACAACCAGAATTAGCGGAGAGCGATCAAGTCACCGCAACACCAACGTTAGTGCGTGTCTCCCCACCCCCTTTACGCCGCTTAGTTGGTAAGTTAGATGACTTAGCGACATTACAATGGCTACTTGAGGATCCGCCCCTACTCTATTGA
- a CDS encoding type IV pilus twitching motility protein PilT has product MPDPQYPPIPSPPPRMPAPPPPARPPMPAMPNQTLPLPAPPPRMPAAAAAPPVSTPQSRVQGPGALPPNATRRINGPTMEQLVREAYENGYSDVHLGVGESPRFRERGRMITTNHPVTDKEIFNYWLNEILTPPQIEQFWSRLEYDGAYQYEGMARVRINVFIALKGPAMVLRLIPLKILTMEQLGLPTVFQDLCHYHKGLILVTGPTGSGKSTTLAAMVDYINSEMPKHIISIEDPIEFVHQSKRSLIRQREVGIHTLEFDNALKASLREDPDIILIGEMRDRETVNTALKAAQTGHLVFGTLHTNSAVKTIERILNLYKPEEQGPMRMQVAESLVGVIAQGLVRTTDGKRAAIHEIMINTDAIKDYILRGDVEEIEAIIPQCAYDGMCTFNMCLYDLYEAGRIDEETALENSPKPNEMAQILRGRI; this is encoded by the coding sequence ATGCCCGATCCCCAGTATCCTCCCATCCCATCTCCCCCGCCCCGGATGCCCGCCCCACCCCCCCCTGCCCGGCCGCCAATGCCAGCAATGCCAAATCAAACCTTACCCTTACCCGCCCCCCCGCCAAGGATGCCTGCTGCTGCGGCCGCCCCACCTGTTTCCACGCCCCAGTCCAGAGTTCAAGGCCCAGGCGCACTCCCACCCAATGCCACTCGCCGAATTAACGGCCCCACAATGGAGCAACTGGTGCGGGAAGCCTATGAAAATGGCTATTCAGATGTGCATTTGGGGGTCGGCGAGTCACCACGGTTTCGGGAGCGGGGTCGGATGATCACCACGAATCACCCCGTTACGGATAAGGAGATATTTAACTACTGGCTGAACGAGATTCTCACCCCGCCCCAAATTGAGCAGTTTTGGAGTCGCCTGGAATACGATGGGGCTTACCAATATGAAGGCATGGCTCGGGTGCGGATTAATGTTTTCATTGCCCTGAAAGGCCCGGCGATGGTTTTGCGACTGATTCCTCTGAAAATTTTGACCATGGAACAGTTGGGGTTGCCGACGGTTTTCCAAGACCTCTGTCACTATCACAAGGGCTTGATTTTAGTCACGGGGCCGACGGGGTCTGGGAAATCGACAACTTTGGCCGCGATGGTGGACTACATCAACTCGGAAATGCCGAAGCATATTATCTCCATTGAAGACCCGATTGAGTTTGTCCACCAAAGTAAACGTTCTTTGATTCGTCAGCGGGAAGTGGGGATTCATACCCTGGAGTTTGATAATGCTCTCAAGGCTTCGTTACGGGAAGACCCCGATATCATCCTGATTGGGGAAATGCGGGATCGGGAAACGGTGAATACGGCCCTCAAGGCTGCCCAAACGGGTCACTTAGTTTTTGGCACGTTGCACACGAACAGCGCGGTGAAAACCATTGAACGGATTCTTAACCTTTACAAACCAGAAGAACAGGGGCCAATGCGGATGCAGGTTGCCGAATCCTTGGTGGGGGTCATTGCCCAAGGCCTGGTGCGAACGACCGATGGAAAGCGGGCGGCGATCCATGAAATTATGATCAACACCGATGCCATCAAGGACTATATTCTACGGGGAGACGTAGAAGAAATTGAGGCGATTATTCCCCAGTGTGCCTATGACGGGATGTGTACTTTTAATATGTGTCTTTACGACCTCTATGAAGCGGGTCGAATTGATGAGGAAACAGCCCTAGAAAATTCCCCGAAACCCAACGAAATGGCCCAAATTCTGCGGGGTCGAATCTGA
- the psaX gene encoding photosystem I protein PsaX: protein MATKTTKTAKPTYTFRASWAVLLLIINFVVAGYYFGVIK from the coding sequence ATGGCTACTAAAACGACCAAAACCGCTAAACCTACCTATACATTTCGCGCCAGTTGGGCGGTACTGTTATTGATTATTAATTTTGTTGTGGCTGGCTACTACTTTGGTGTAATCAAATAA
- the tsaB gene encoding tRNA (adenosine(37)-N6)-threonylcarbamoyltransferase complex dimerization subunit type 1 TsaB, which yields MNETGQGLILCTAGPELGLGLIGTQGGSRWQSWDLGREMAVYLHSRLAEFFPTQAWRDLDFIAVCRGPGSFTGTRLGVVTARTLAQQLQLPLFGISTLAAGAWSVGQTLTEPLTLAIDFPAQRDHVYGAIFQVDPNSPKIKTVQEDMLITTGAWEELLSHSPYHPKRVPLPDILRLLPGIAGLAQAQYSAGQRPHWQTVIPFYGQTWQPKP from the coding sequence ATGAATGAAACTGGACAGGGCTTAATTTTGTGTACGGCCGGGCCGGAGTTGGGTTTGGGACTGATTGGCACTCAAGGGGGGTCGCGGTGGCAAAGTTGGGACTTGGGCCGGGAAATGGCTGTGTATTTGCATTCCCGTTTAGCAGAGTTTTTTCCGACCCAGGCCTGGCGGGATCTAGACTTTATTGCGGTCTGTCGAGGGCCAGGCAGTTTTACCGGAACGCGCTTAGGCGTTGTCACGGCGAGAACCTTAGCCCAACAGTTGCAATTACCTTTATTCGGGATTTCTACCCTAGCGGCCGGGGCCTGGAGTGTGGGGCAAACCTTAACGGAGCCATTAACCTTAGCCATTGATTTTCCAGCCCAACGGGATCATGTTTATGGCGCAATTTTTCAGGTTGATCCCAACAGTCCAAAGATCAAAACTGTGCAAGAAGATATGTTAATCACGACCGGGGCCTGGGAGGAATTACTGAGTCACTCACCCTATCATCCCAAACGGGTTCCTCTGCCAGATATTCTTAGATTACTCCCAGGAATTGCTGGACTGGCTCAAGCCCAATACTCTGCGGGTCAACGTCCTCATTGGCAAACTGTCATTCCGTTTTATGGGCAAACCTGGCAACCCAAGCCTTAA
- a CDS encoding NAD(P)-dependent alcohol dehydrogenase, protein MKAIVCTEYGGAEGMQLQEIEKPTPREKQVLIKISATTVTSADVRIRKADPFPVRFFYGLRKPKHNTILGSELAGEIEAIGKNVTRFKKGDRVFAGAGITLGANAEYICMDEAGAIAIKPNNMTDEEAASIPFGATTSLTFLRDKGNIQSGQNVLIYGASGALGTAAVQLAKAFGANVTGVCSTANLELVKALGADQVIDYSQEDFTQNKNTYDIVFDTVGKSPFSGCLDSLKPNGIYLRAVHFDPVSILRGLWVSMTSSKKVIGGVAIERQADLIFLKELIESGKLKAVIDRCYPLAEIAAAQRYVEQGHKKGTVVITVAHNHKS, encoded by the coding sequence ATGAAAGCGATTGTATGCACAGAATACGGCGGGGCAGAGGGGATGCAGCTCCAGGAAATAGAAAAGCCGACTCCTAGGGAAAAACAAGTCCTAATCAAAATTTCTGCGACAACAGTAACCTCCGCTGACGTGCGTATCCGCAAAGCTGACCCATTCCCTGTTCGATTTTTCTATGGTCTGAGAAAGCCTAAACATAATACGATTTTGGGGTCTGAGTTAGCGGGAGAAATTGAAGCCATCGGTAAAAATGTGACGCGGTTTAAAAAGGGGGATCGGGTTTTTGCGGGAGCCGGAATAACGCTTGGGGCTAATGCTGAATATATTTGTATGGATGAGGCTGGAGCGATTGCAATCAAACCCAACAATATGACCGATGAAGAAGCAGCATCTATTCCGTTTGGGGCCACAACTTCCTTGACGTTCTTGAGAGATAAGGGAAATATCCAGAGTGGGCAAAACGTTTTAATCTATGGGGCCTCGGGAGCTTTGGGGACGGCGGCTGTCCAACTGGCAAAAGCCTTTGGTGCAAATGTGACTGGGGTTTGTAGTACAGCGAATTTAGAATTAGTCAAAGCCCTAGGCGCGGATCAGGTGATTGACTATAGCCAAGAAGACTTTACTCAGAACAAAAATACCTACGATATTGTCTTTGATACGGTGGGTAAAAGCCCATTTTCAGGCTGTCTTGATTCACTGAAACCCAATGGAATTTATCTCAGGGCAGTTCATTTTGATCCGGTCTCAATCCTGCGAGGGCTATGGGTTTCCATGACAAGTAGTAAAAAAGTCATTGGTGGAGTGGCAATTGAGCGTCAAGCAGACCTGATTTTTCTGAAGGAGTTAATTGAGTCCGGGAAATTAAAAGCAGTCATCGATCGGTGTTATCCATTGGCAGAGATTGCCGCAGCTCAGCGATATGTGGAACAAGGCCACAAGAAAGGAACTGTGGTGATCACTGTGGCTCATAATCACAAAAGCTAA
- a CDS encoding ABC transporter permease: protein MKLRQSCNLSQVLFALGLGITILYILIALFCPLFQAWGWIANPQEFLDFPVHQPPSSQHWWGTNRQGYDVFSRTLFGTQAALQVVVVATLFSLVIGVPLGLVSGYLGGRLDTALLFVMDTIYTLPGLLLAVTVAFVVGKGVVNAAVALSVAYIPQYYRVVRNQTISLKTEVFIEAAQAMGASTSRILSRYLFLNVLPSIPVLFTLNAADAILTLAGLGFLGLGLPPQVPEWGQDLRQALDGLSVGIWWTTLFPGLAMTLLVVGLSLLGEGLGETLNPLNRRDS, encoded by the coding sequence GTGAAATTACGTCAATCCTGCAATTTAAGTCAGGTTTTATTTGCCCTGGGCCTGGGGATTACGATTTTGTATATTTTGATTGCCCTGTTCTGCCCCCTCTTCCAGGCCTGGGGATGGATCGCCAACCCGCAAGAATTTTTAGATTTCCCAGTCCATCAACCGCCTTCGAGTCAACATTGGTGGGGAACGAATCGCCAGGGCTATGATGTTTTTTCGCGCACTCTCTTTGGCACCCAGGCCGCGTTACAAGTTGTTGTTGTGGCCACCCTATTTAGCTTAGTGATTGGGGTTCCCCTTGGCCTGGTGAGTGGTTATTTGGGTGGGCGACTTGATACGGCGTTGTTGTTTGTTATGGATACGATTTATACCCTCCCAGGCCTGTTATTGGCAGTTACTGTTGCCTTTGTGGTCGGAAAAGGCGTAGTGAATGCGGCGGTGGCCTTAAGTGTGGCCTATATTCCCCAGTATTATCGAGTGGTCAGAAATCAAACCATTAGCCTCAAAACTGAAGTCTTTATCGAAGCGGCCCAGGCCATGGGAGCCAGCACCAGCCGGATTCTGAGTCGGTATTTATTTCTCAATGTGTTGCCCAGTATTCCCGTGTTGTTTACCCTCAATGCCGCCGATGCGATCTTAACCTTAGCTGGCCTGGGATTTTTGGGATTAGGTTTACCGCCGCAAGTGCCAGAATGGGGGCAGGATTTACGCCAGGCCTTGGATGGGTTATCGGTCGGTATTTGGTGGACAACCTTGTTTCCAGGCCTGGCCATGACGTTGTTAGTGGTGGGCTTATCGTTACTGGGGGAGGGCCTGGGGGAAACCTTAAATCCCCTGAATCGCCGAGACTCATAG
- a CDS encoding CmpA/NrtA family ABC transporter substrate-binding protein codes for MNRVSRRNFLLTATSTAVGALVLKGCATAPETPSASPSPATPTAAGVEVDTIKLGYLPIVESAPLIIAKEKGFFAKHGLPNAEVSKQANWASARDNVVIGAAAGGTDGGQWQMPMPYLLNEGAITTNNQKVPMALLLKLNTQGNGIAISGAQKGKGVHLNIKDPNYIKTGLGRKFKAAFTFPKANQDFWIRYWLAANGIDPDKDIELLTVPPAETVKGMQNGTMDAFSTGDPWPYRIVKEDIGFIGALTAQVWPYHPEEYLAIRSDWVEKNPNATKALLKAVMEAQQWCDDFANRDELVKIVSQRQYFNAPVDVLLAPYKGQYDMGDGQPKINDPKMAVMYWKDPNGNSISFPYKSHDLWFLTESIRWGFHKETIKDLATAQALIDQVNRSDLWREAAKELGLPASDIPTTDSRGVEKFFDGVEFDPANPQKYLDSLKIKAA; via the coding sequence ATGAATAGAGTCTCGCGTCGCAATTTTTTATTGACTGCTACTTCTACAGCCGTTGGAGCCTTGGTTTTGAAGGGATGTGCCACCGCCCCAGAAACTCCGAGTGCTTCTCCAAGTCCAGCGACTCCAACTGCGGCGGGAGTTGAAGTGGACACCATTAAACTCGGTTATTTACCAATTGTCGAGTCGGCCCCGCTCATCATTGCCAAGGAAAAAGGCTTTTTTGCCAAACATGGCTTACCCAATGCCGAGGTCTCCAAGCAAGCCAACTGGGCTAGTGCTCGGGATAATGTCGTGATTGGGGCAGCGGCCGGGGGAACAGATGGCGGTCAATGGCAAATGCCGATGCCTTACTTGCTCAATGAAGGGGCGATTACCACCAACAATCAAAAAGTGCCGATGGCGCTGCTGCTCAAGCTCAATACTCAGGGGAATGGGATTGCAATTTCTGGTGCCCAAAAAGGAAAAGGAGTTCACCTCAACATTAAAGACCCGAACTACATTAAAACTGGCCTGGGGCGGAAATTTAAGGCAGCGTTCACCTTTCCCAAGGCCAATCAGGATTTCTGGATTCGTTACTGGTTGGCAGCCAATGGGATTGATCCCGACAAAGATATTGAATTGCTAACGGTTCCCCCAGCTGAGACTGTCAAGGGGATGCAGAATGGGACAATGGATGCCTTTAGTACCGGGGATCCCTGGCCCTACCGGATTGTTAAGGAAGATATTGGCTTTATTGGGGCCTTAACGGCGCAGGTTTGGCCCTATCACCCGGAAGAATATCTGGCGATTCGATCTGACTGGGTGGAGAAAAATCCTAATGCCACCAAAGCCCTTTTAAAAGCGGTCATGGAAGCTCAACAGTGGTGTGATGATTTTGCCAATCGGGATGAATTGGTCAAAATTGTTTCTCAGCGGCAATACTTTAATGCGCCTGTGGATGTGTTGTTGGCTCCTTATAAAGGGCAGTACGACATGGGCGATGGCCAGCCGAAAATCAATGATCCCAAAATGGCGGTGATGTACTGGAAAGACCCCAATGGCAACAGTATTTCTTTCCCCTATAAGAGTCATGATCTTTGGTTCCTAACTGAAAGCATTCGCTGGGGTTTCCATAAAGAGACGATTAAAGACTTAGCCACGGCCCAAGCCCTGATTGATCAGGTGAATCGTTCGGATCTATGGCGAGAAGCTGCAAAAGAGTTGGGTCTGCCAGCCAGTGATATTCCAACAACCGATTCTCGTGGGGTGGAGAAATTCTTTGACGGGGTAGAGTTTGATCCTGCGAATCCGCAAAAATATCTTGACAGCCTCAAGATTAAGGCGGCTTAA